Proteins co-encoded in one Marinifilum sp. JC120 genomic window:
- the nadA gene encoding quinolinate synthase NadA — MYSDIIAEQKKKYGKRLAILGHHYQSDEIIKHTDLKGDSLELARQIEKLEAEYIVFCGVHFMAESAAIVRREDQKVYIPDASAGCVMANMAPAWLVDKVLTRLINETGRKIIPLAYVNTPAAVKTVCGKHGGTVCTSANAEKMLRWAQEQGEAVLFLPDKNLALNTADTLGITADKRMILNIRSQGTQFDVEETKDKELLIWPGLCAIHQRFKLAQIESFRAEYPDCKVVVHPECPPELVKASDGAGSTSYLIKYVNEAPAGTTIVVGTETNLVNRLKDMFPEKNILPLGISFCSNMAKITEKNLAGLLQNLETTPYEDVSDDIREPARLALERMLNACK, encoded by the coding sequence ATGTATTCGGATATAATTGCTGAACAAAAGAAAAAATATGGAAAAAGACTGGCGATTCTGGGACACCATTACCAGTCCGATGAAATCATAAAACATACTGATCTTAAAGGCGATTCACTTGAACTTGCCCGCCAGATCGAAAAGCTGGAAGCGGAATACATCGTATTTTGCGGTGTCCACTTTATGGCCGAATCAGCTGCAATTGTACGCCGGGAAGACCAGAAGGTTTATATTCCCGACGCCAGCGCAGGCTGTGTTATGGCTAATATGGCCCCGGCATGGCTGGTGGATAAGGTGCTGACAAGACTCATCAATGAGACCGGAAGAAAAATCATTCCGCTTGCTTATGTGAATACCCCTGCTGCGGTGAAAACCGTCTGCGGTAAACACGGAGGCACAGTCTGCACTTCCGCCAATGCTGAAAAAATGCTCCGCTGGGCGCAGGAACAAGGGGAGGCTGTCCTCTTCCTCCCGGACAAAAACCTTGCGCTGAATACTGCGGACACACTCGGCATAACTGCTGATAAACGCATGATCCTCAACATCCGCTCCCAAGGGACACAGTTTGATGTTGAAGAAACCAAAGACAAGGAACTTCTGATCTGGCCCGGCCTCTGTGCCATTCACCAACGTTTTAAGCTGGCCCAGATTGAGAGCTTCCGCGCTGAATATCCTGACTGTAAAGTCGTGGTTCATCCCGAATGCCCTCCCGAACTGGTTAAGGCTTCCGATGGTGCAGGATCAACTTCATATCTAATTAAATATGTTAATGAAGCTCCTGCGGGTACTACTATAGTAGTCGGTACAGAAACCAACCTCGTGAACAGGTTGAAGGATATGTTCCCTGAAAAAAACATCCTGCCGCTGGGCATTAGTTTTTGCAGCAATATGGCAAAAATAACAGAAAAAAATCTTGCCGGACTTCTCCAGAATCTGGAGACAACACCTTACGAGGATGTTTCAGACGATATCCGTGAACCGGCAAGGCTCGCCCTCGAAAGAATGCTTAACGCCTGCAAATAA